A single window of Ananas comosus cultivar F153 linkage group 17, ASM154086v1, whole genome shotgun sequence DNA harbors:
- the LOC109723433 gene encoding uncharacterized protein LOC109723433 isoform X1: MGNNNRSALLKKPSESARLIFSAVVGVALGFFFGVLFQTFSITSLSLLPNITSTIDIAFVDNGQPFGHDIPSASKQHTNRSRTSRSHGSGDSLKIYVPTNPRGAELLAPGIVVSETDFYLRRLWGDPNEDLTTRPKYLVTFTVGFDQSKNIDAAVKKFSEDFTILLFHYDGRASEWDQFEWSKRAIHVSIKRQTKWWYAKRFLHPNVVAAYDYIFIWDEDIGVEHFDPEKYINIIKKHRLEISQPALEPMRGMMWEMTKRRSSSEVHKETLDRPGWCVDPHSPPCAAFVELMAPVFSRDAWRCVWHMIQNDLVHGWGLDFALRRCVEPAHEKIGVVDSQWIVHQLIPSLGNQGERKGMKAAWQRVRERCKLEWSRFHTRLVYAERQYFAGLGKG, translated from the exons ATGGGCAACAATAATCGCAG TGCTCTTCTTAAGAAGCCAAGTGAGAGTGCCAGATTAATTTTTTCGGCTGTTGTTGGAGTTGCTTTAGGATTCTTCTTTGGAGTTTTATTTCAAACATTCTCCATCACCTCG CTTAGTTTGCTTCCCAACATTACCTCTACAATAGACATTGCATTTGTTGATAATGGCCAACCATTTGGCCATGATATTCCATCAGCATCTAAACAGCATACAAATAGAAGCAGAACTTCCAGAAGTCATGGATCAGGTGATTCTTTGAAG ATATATGTGCCAACGAACCCTCGTGGTGCTGAGTTATTAGCTCCGGGTATTGTCGTTTCTGAGACTGATTTCTACTTGCGACGATTGTGGGGTGACCCCAATGAG GACCTAACTACTCGGCCTAAATATCTTGTGACATTCACAGTTGGATTTGATCAATCAAAAAATATTGATGCAGCAGTGAAAAAG TTTTCTGAGGACTTCACAATTTTACTCTTTCACTATGATGGCCGGGCAAGTGAATGGGATCAATTTGAGTGGTCGAAACGTGCAATCCACGTCAGCATAAAGAGGCAGACTAAATG GTGGTATGCGAAACGTTTTCTGCATCCAAATGTCGTTGCAGCTTATGATTACATTTTTATATGGGATGAAGATATTGGAGTCGAACACTTTGATCCAGAGAA GTACATAAACATAATAAAGAAACATCGCTTGGAGATATCACAGCCAGCTCTAGAACCAATGAGAGGAATGATGTGGGAGATGACTAAGCGAAGAAGCAGCAGTGAAGTTCACAA AGAAACATTGGACAGACCTGGTTGGTGTGTTGATCCCCATTCGCCACCATGTGCAGC GTTTGTAGAATTAATGGCACCCGTCTTTTCTAGAGATGCTTGGCGTTGCGTATGGCATATGATTCag AATGACTTGGTTCATGGGTGGGGTTTGGACTTCGCATTAAGAAGATGTGTGGAG CCTGCGCATGAAAAGATAGGTGTTGTTGACTCGCAATGGATTGTTCATCAACTTATTCCTTCTCTTGGGAACCAG GGAGAGCGCAAGGGTATGAAAGCAGCATGGCAAAGG GTGAGAGAAAGGTGTAAATTAGAGTGGTCACGGTTCCACACTCGTCTGGTGTATGCTGAGAGGCAATATTTTGCCGGATTAGGTAAAGGTTAA
- the LOC109723433 gene encoding uncharacterized protein LOC109723433 isoform X2, whose protein sequence is MANHLAMIFHQHLNSIQIEAELPEVMDQIYVPTNPRGAELLAPGIVVSETDFYLRRLWGDPNEDLTTRPKYLVTFTVGFDQSKNIDAAVKKFSEDFTILLFHYDGRASEWDQFEWSKRAIHVSIKRQTKWWYAKRFLHPNVVAAYDYIFIWDEDIGVEHFDPEKYINIIKKHRLEISQPALEPMRGMMWEMTKRRSSSEVHKETLDRPGWCVDPHSPPCAAFVELMAPVFSRDAWRCVWHMIQNDLVHGWGLDFALRRCVEPAHEKIGVVDSQWIVHQLIPSLGNQGERKGMKAAWQRVRERCKLEWSRFHTRLVYAERQYFAGLGKG, encoded by the exons ATGGCCAACCATTTGGCCATGATATTCCATCAGCATCTAAACAGCATACAAATAGAAGCAGAACTTCCAGAAGTCATGGATCAG ATATATGTGCCAACGAACCCTCGTGGTGCTGAGTTATTAGCTCCGGGTATTGTCGTTTCTGAGACTGATTTCTACTTGCGACGATTGTGGGGTGACCCCAATGAG GACCTAACTACTCGGCCTAAATATCTTGTGACATTCACAGTTGGATTTGATCAATCAAAAAATATTGATGCAGCAGTGAAAAAG TTTTCTGAGGACTTCACAATTTTACTCTTTCACTATGATGGCCGGGCAAGTGAATGGGATCAATTTGAGTGGTCGAAACGTGCAATCCACGTCAGCATAAAGAGGCAGACTAAATG GTGGTATGCGAAACGTTTTCTGCATCCAAATGTCGTTGCAGCTTATGATTACATTTTTATATGGGATGAAGATATTGGAGTCGAACACTTTGATCCAGAGAA GTACATAAACATAATAAAGAAACATCGCTTGGAGATATCACAGCCAGCTCTAGAACCAATGAGAGGAATGATGTGGGAGATGACTAAGCGAAGAAGCAGCAGTGAAGTTCACAA AGAAACATTGGACAGACCTGGTTGGTGTGTTGATCCCCATTCGCCACCATGTGCAGC GTTTGTAGAATTAATGGCACCCGTCTTTTCTAGAGATGCTTGGCGTTGCGTATGGCATATGATTCag AATGACTTGGTTCATGGGTGGGGTTTGGACTTCGCATTAAGAAGATGTGTGGAG CCTGCGCATGAAAAGATAGGTGTTGTTGACTCGCAATGGATTGTTCATCAACTTATTCCTTCTCTTGGGAACCAG GGAGAGCGCAAGGGTATGAAAGCAGCATGGCAAAGG GTGAGAGAAAGGTGTAAATTAGAGTGGTCACGGTTCCACACTCGTCTGGTGTATGCTGAGAGGCAATATTTTGCCGGATTAGGTAAAGGTTAA
- the LOC109723104 gene encoding GPI transamidase component PIG-T has translation MASLRPLSRGPFLLLLIFFVFSLSLLRPIQGNGGSDGGGGGEEFSEELLLKPLPDRKVLAHFHFRSAAPPSAANGRHHHLFPKAIAQLVQKFQIRELELSFTQGRWNYERWGGSDPISTRNAKPPGVELWALFDLPTEEIDPTWKNLTHALSGLFCASINFLESPTAYSSPYWGFLSNNGNLRYGALPREAVCTENLTPWLKILPCRDKAGIASLLYRPSIYKGYYHSQRLRLLSSESKGIILEQTLTVVLQPNSYTSSLLSSSDAQLQPSWSLSQLFKKEMTGKCVLAKSSKIFLELERGLLEKIVEIRDDSWSNSFFDLFPSPDREIKELENSNGQVGSSLYEYKVDNSNENKPLDVGITWKLPLVWSSVHAPFQASRFLMGSGNERGSIAISLQSTQTHDQYFGDLNDCTVPVIVLQVVPWYVKVYYHTLQISIDGKPQTLSDVIEKIQVTPSEDKLLPGTLEIMLRFPCSMLSATLSLDFDKGFLHIDEYPPDANQGFDIPSALVTFPNIYSSRSYPDYDVSDDSSLLHNLQEKYLVRSYTEVLLVPLTTPDFSMPYNVITFTCTVLALYFGSLLNVLRRRIGEEERLLAKKDSARPGLVPLLFSRLSSKLKGRKLLLKVVFVALVAVVWHYFLNSS, from the exons ATGGCGTCGCTCCGCCCCCTCTCCCGCggccccttcctcctcctcctcatcttcttcgtcttctctctctccctcctccgtcCGATTCAGGGCAATGGCGGATccgacggcggcggaggaggagaggagttCTCCGAGGAGCTTCTTCTAAAGCCCTTGCCCGATCGAAAGGTCCTCGCCCACTTCCACTTCCGCAGCGCCGCCCCTCCCTCCGCCGCCAATGgccgccaccaccacctctTCCCCAAAGCCATCGCCCAATTG GTCCAGAAGTTCCAAATTAGGGAACTGGAGTTGTCATTCACACAAGGAAGATGGAACTATGAGAGATGGGGTGGATCTGATCCCATTTCAACTAGAAATGCAAAGCCCCCTGGCGTTGAGCTGTGGGCCCTTTTTGACCTTCCAACAGAAGAGATCGATCCCACATGGAAAAATCTCACGCATGCCCTGTCAGGCCTATTTTGTGCTTCTATTAATTTTCTAGAATCCCCCACTGCTTATTCTTCTCCTTACTGGGGATTCCTCTCTAATAATGGCAATTTACGATATGGTGCTCTGCCCCGCGAAGCTGTATGCACTGAGAATCTAACTCCTTGGTTGAAGATTCTTCCTTGTCGAGACAAAGCTGGCATTGCTTCTCTCTTGTACAGGCCTTCCATTTACAAAGGATATTACCATTCCCAAAGATTGCGATTATTATCATCTGAATCAAAGGGAATTATTCTTGAGCAGACATTGACGGTTGTACTCCAACCAAATTCATATACAAGTAGCCTACTATCTTCTAGTGATGCACAACTTCAGCCAAGTTGGTCATTGAGTCAATTGTTTAAGAAGGAGATGACCGGAAAATGCGTTCTTGCTAAGTCCAGCAAAATATTTCTTGAACTAGAGAGGGGTTTACTTGAAAAGATTGTTGAAATACGTGATGATTCTTGGAGTAATTCTTTCTTTGATTTGTTCCCTTCCCCTGATAGGGAAATTAAAGAGTTGGAAAATTCGAACGGTCAAGTTGGTTCTTCCCTATACGAATACAAAGTGGATAACTCCAATGAGAACAAGCCTTTGGATGTGGGAATAACATGGAAGCTACCTTTGGTCTGGTCTAGTGTCCATGCGCCATTTCAAGCAAGCCGGTTTCTTATGGGAAGTGGTAATGAGAGAGGATCTATTGCTATCTCACTACAGTCCACTCAAACACATGATCAATACTTTGGTGATTTGAATGATTGTACAGTGCCGGTCATTGTTTTACAGGTGGTTCCTTGGTACGTTAAAGTGTATTATCATACTCTACAAATCTCTATAGATGGGAAGCCTCAGACTTTGTCAGATGTGATTGAGAAGATTCAAGTTACTCCTTCAGAGGACAAGCTGTTACCGGGGACATTAGAAATTATGCTCAGATTTCCTTGCAGCATGCTCTCAGCTACATTATCATTAGATTTTGACAAG GGATTCCTACACATTGACGAATATCCTCCAGATGCTAATCAGGGATTTGACATTCCTTCAGCTTTGGTTACTTTTCCTAATATTTATTCAAGCAGGAGCTATCCTGATTATGATGTATCTGACGATTCCTCGCTGCTCCACAATCTGCAG GAAAAGTATCTCGTACGGTCTTACACTGAAGTATTGCTCGTGCCTTTGACAACTCCTGATTTTAGTATGCCATACAATGTCATCACCTTTACGTGTACCGTATTAGCACTATATTTTGGCTCGTTGCTCAATGTCTTGAGGAGGAGGATTGGTGAGGAGGAGAGATTATTAGCCAAAAAAG ATTCAGCAAGGCCTGGTCTTGTGCCTCTACTATTTTCTAGGCTATCTTCCAAGCTAAAAGGACGTAAGCTTCTTCTAAAAGTTGTATTTGTTGCTTTAGTAGCTGTTGTTTGGCATTATTTTTTGAACAGTAGCTGA